A genomic segment from Nicotiana sylvestris chromosome 1, ASM39365v2, whole genome shotgun sequence encodes:
- the LOC104228994 gene encoding isoleucine--tRNA ligase, chloroplastic/mitochondrial isoform X2, protein MGHALNKILKDIINRYKLLQNFKVQYVPGWDCHGLPIELKVLQSLDADSRKELTPLKLRNKAAKFAKSTVQSQMASFKRYGVWADWDQHYLTLHPEYEAAQIEVFGQMAIQGFIYRGRKPVHWSPSSRTALAEAELEYNEEHVSKSMYAIFSLVDVPASCDSLKEFLPNLCLAIWTTTPWTIPANAAVAVNGKLQYAVVEVCSASTDDSTSPGDGKKRLGNFLKGDKSLYLIVALDLVSALEAKWGLKLALKKTVLGSDLENCRYTHPIDSRECPVVIGVDYITTESGTGLVHTAPGHGQEDYVTGLKYGLPIVSPVDDVGKFTEEAGQFRGLDVLGNGNVAVIDYLDEQLSLVMVEPYKHKYPYDWRTKKPTIFRATEQWFASVEGFRDAAMDAINQVTWTPTQAVNRISAMTSGRSDWCISRQRTWGVPIPVFYHVGSKEPLMNEETVDHIKSIISQKGSDAWWYMSVEELLPEKYCDKASNYEKGTDTMDVWFDSGSSWAAVLDKRESLNYPADLYLEGTDQHRGWFQSSLLTSIATKGMAPYRGVITHGFVLDERGLKMSKSLGNVVDPRMVIEGGKNQKESPPYSADVLRLWVSSVDYTGDVLIGPQVLRQMSDIYRKLRGTLRFLLANLHDWKADCAVPYSDLPMIDQYALFQLANVVNNIRESYENYQFFKIFQVIQRFVIVDLSNFYLDVAKDRLYVGGSTSFTRRGCQTVLEAHLLSIGRIIAPILPHLAEDVWQHLPFQHTTEDGHVAKYVFESRWPELDAEHLSFPEEEVDFWGKILELRTEVNKALEVARNGKLIGSSLEAKVYLYCSNESLAERLKKMCKPTNDADALNRIFITSQVEILNSLEDERIKDVQYNGEYLIEEGNKIWIGVSHADGSKCDRCWNYSPQVGSFTEHPLLCGRCHNVVIGLPIRDPEDLAKVTQSEAKEAIAQ, encoded by the exons ATGGGACATGCTTTAAATAAGATCTTGAAGGACATTATTAATCGTTATAAG CTTCTTCAAAACTTCAAAGTTCAGTATGTTCCCGGTTGGGATTGCCATGGCTTACCAATTGAGTTAAAAG TGTTACAGTCACTAGATGCTGATTCCAGAAAAGAGCTTACACCGCTAAAATTGCGAAACAAGGCAGCCAAATTTGCAAAATCAACAGTGCAGAGTCAGATGGCATCATTTAAG CGTTATGGAGTATGGGCTGACTGGGATCAACACTATCTAACTCTTCATCCAGAATATGAGGCTGCTCAG ATTGAAGTATTTGGCCAGATGGCTATTCAAGGTTTTATCTACAGAGGCAGGAAACCAGTTCATTGGAGTCCCTCATCTCGAACTGCACTTGCAGAGGCTGAACTGGAG TATAATGAGGAGCATGTGTCAAAGAGCATGTATGCTATTTTCAGCCTAGTTGATGTACCAGCTTCATGTGACTCATTGAAAGAATTCTTGCCCAATCTATGCTTGGCAATTTGGACGACGACTCCTTGGACAATACCAGCTAATGCTG CTGTTGCAGTAAATGGTAAGCTTCAGTATGCCGTCGTTGAAGTTTGCTCAGCATCGACAGACGATTCTACATCTCCCGGGGATGGAAAGAAGAGGCTTGGAAATTTCTTGAAGGGCGATAAAAGCCTATATCTTATTGTAGCTCTGGACCTTGTATCAGCATTAGAAGCAAAATGGGGCTTGAAGCTTGCCTTGAAGAAAACAGTACTGGGTTCGGATCTTGAAAATTGCAG GTACACCCATCCTATAGATAGCCGGGAATGCCCTGTTGTCATTGGGGTCGATTACATTACAACAGAGTCAGGAACTGGATTAGTTCATACCGCACCTGGTCATGGACAGGAAGATTATGTAACCGGCTTGAAATATGGCTTGCCTATAGTTTCCCCTGTTGACGATGTTGGGAAATTTACGGAAGAAGCTGGACAATTTAGGGGGCTCGATGTGCTTGGCAATGGCAATGTTGCTGTTATTGATTACTTGGATGAACAGCTGTCACTGGTCATGGTAGAGCCATACA AACACAAATACCCTTACGATTGGAGAACAAAGAAGCCCACAATATTCAGGGCTACTGAACAATGGTTTGCATCAGTAGAAGGATTTCGTGATGCTGCAATGGATGCAATCAACCAAGTAACTTGGACTCCTACTCAG GCAGTAAACCGTATTTCTGCTATGACATCTGGCCGCTCGGATTGGTGTATATCACGCCAAAGGACATGGGGAGTCCCCATTCCAGTCTTTTACCATGTTGGATCAAAGGAGCCACTGATGAATGAAGAAACTGTAGATCATATCAAAT CTATAATTTCGCAAAAAGGAAGCGATGCATGGTGGTACATGTCAGTGGAGGAATTACTTCCTGAGAAATATTGTGATAAAGCATCAAACTATGAAAAAGGGACTGATACGATGGATGTTTGGTTTGACTCAG GTTCTTCATGGGCTGCGGTGCTGGACAAAAGAGAAAGCCTTAATTACCCTGCAGATTTATACCTTGAGGGTACAGATCAACATCGTGGTTGGTTCCAGAGTTCCTTGCTAACTAGTATTGCCACTAAAG GCATGGCCCCTTATCGTGGTGTTATTACGCATGGATTTGTACTGGATGAAAGGGGGTTGAAAATGAGCAAATCTTTGGGCAATGTTGTTGATCCAAGGATGGTGATTGAAGGAGGGAAAAACCAAAAG GAAAGTCCTCCATATAGTGCTGATGTATTAAGGCTTTGGGTTTCAAGTGTAGATTATACCGGCGACGTGTTGATTGGACCTCAAGTCCTTCGTCAAATGTCTGACATATACCGGAAATTGCGAGGAACACTTCGATTCCTTCTAGCAAATCTCCACGATTGGAAA GCTGATTGTGCAGTCCCGTATAGTGATCTTCCTATGATTGATCAGTATGCGTTATTCCAGCTTGCTAATGTTGTGAACAACATCAGAGAGAGCTATGAAAATTATCAGTTTTTCAAGATATTTCAG GTGATTCAGCGCTTTGTGATAGTTGACCTCTCAAACTTCTATCTCGATGTTGCGAAGGATCGGCTTTATGTTGG GGGCAGTACAAGTTTTACAAGGAGGGGTTGTCAAACAGTCCTTGAAGCCCATTTGCTTTCAATCGGAAGGATAATTGCTCCCATCTTACCTCATTTGGCTGAGGATGTCTGGCAGCATCTTCCTTTCCAGCATACTACTGAAGATGGGCATGTTGCCAAATATGTTTTTGAGTCAAGATGGCCTGAACTAGATGCAGAACACCTTTCTTTTCCAGAGGAAGAAGTTGATTTTTGGGGAAAAATACTTGAG CTAAGGACGGAAGTTAACAAAGCATTGGAAGTAGCTCGAAATGGAAAATTGATCGGCTCCAGCTTAGAGGCCAAGGTGTATCTCTACTGTTCTAATGAAAGCCTGGCTGAGAGACTAAAGAAAATGTGCAAACCTACAAATGATGCAGATGCTCTAAATCGCATATTTATAACATCTCAG GTGGAGATTCTCAACTCCTTGGAAGATGAAAGGATTAAAGATGTTCAGTACAACGGAGAGTACCTCATTGAAGAAGGGAACAAAATCTGGATTGGCGTATCCCATGCAGATGGCTCAAAGTGCGACAGATGCTGGAATTATTCACCTCAAGTAGGTTCATTTACTGAGCATCCTTTGCTATGTGGCCGCTGTCACAACGTGGTTATTGGTCTACCAATTCGTGATCCTGAAGATTTAGCCAAGGTCACACAGAGTGAAGCAAAAGAGGCTATAGCACAATGA
- the LOC104228994 gene encoding isoleucine--tRNA ligase, chloroplastic/mitochondrial isoform X1, with translation MNGNHPFNRAKMAMQTSSYKLWSLKSCSSLRETTSVSLLNLRSSSSARVFSLLNMTRYSTYSNNDSFPSTKRRSRGPMMAAKKRSEGTKQEDGKYKDTVDLPKTAFGLRANSTVREPELQKIWDDNQVFKRVVERNSGGTFVLHDGPPYANGDLHMGHALNKILKDIINRYKLLQNFKVQYVPGWDCHGLPIELKVLQSLDADSRKELTPLKLRNKAAKFAKSTVQSQMASFKRYGVWADWDQHYLTLHPEYEAAQIEVFGQMAIQGFIYRGRKPVHWSPSSRTALAEAELEYNEEHVSKSMYAIFSLVDVPASCDSLKEFLPNLCLAIWTTTPWTIPANAAVAVNGKLQYAVVEVCSASTDDSTSPGDGKKRLGNFLKGDKSLYLIVALDLVSALEAKWGLKLALKKTVLGSDLENCRYTHPIDSRECPVVIGVDYITTESGTGLVHTAPGHGQEDYVTGLKYGLPIVSPVDDVGKFTEEAGQFRGLDVLGNGNVAVIDYLDEQLSLVMVEPYKHKYPYDWRTKKPTIFRATEQWFASVEGFRDAAMDAINQVTWTPTQAVNRISAMTSGRSDWCISRQRTWGVPIPVFYHVGSKEPLMNEETVDHIKSIISQKGSDAWWYMSVEELLPEKYCDKASNYEKGTDTMDVWFDSGSSWAAVLDKRESLNYPADLYLEGTDQHRGWFQSSLLTSIATKGMAPYRGVITHGFVLDERGLKMSKSLGNVVDPRMVIEGGKNQKESPPYSADVLRLWVSSVDYTGDVLIGPQVLRQMSDIYRKLRGTLRFLLANLHDWKADCAVPYSDLPMIDQYALFQLANVVNNIRESYENYQFFKIFQVIQRFVIVDLSNFYLDVAKDRLYVGGSTSFTRRGCQTVLEAHLLSIGRIIAPILPHLAEDVWQHLPFQHTTEDGHVAKYVFESRWPELDAEHLSFPEEEVDFWGKILELRTEVNKALEVARNGKLIGSSLEAKVYLYCSNESLAERLKKMCKPTNDADALNRIFITSQVEILNSLEDERIKDVQYNGEYLIEEGNKIWIGVSHADGSKCDRCWNYSPQVGSFTEHPLLCGRCHNVVIGLPIRDPEDLAKVTQSEAKEAIAQ, from the exons ATGAACGGAAACCACCCTTTTAATAGAGCCAAAATGGCTATGCAAACCTCTTCATATAAG CTTTGGTCATTAAAGAGTTGCTCATCCCTCAGGGAAACCACTTCAGTTAGCCTGTTAAATTTAAGGAGCAGCTCTTCTGCTAGAGTTTTCTCTCTTCTGAACATGACCCGCTACTCTACCTACTCCAATAATGATTCTTTTCCCTCCACGAAGAGGAGGTCTCGTGGACCGATGATGGCAGCCAAGAAAAGGTCTGAAG GGACTAAGCAGGAAGATGGGAAATACAAGGACACAGTTGATCTGCCAAAGACTGCCTTTGGCTTGCGAGCAAATTCCACAGTCAGGGAACCTGAACTTCAGAAAATATGGGATGACAACCAGGTTTTTAAAAGAGTTGTTGAGAGGAACAGTGGG GGCACCTTTGTTCTGCATGATGGACCTCCTTATGCTAATGGTGACTTACACATGGGACATGCTTTAAATAAGATCTTGAAGGACATTATTAATCGTTATAAG CTTCTTCAAAACTTCAAAGTTCAGTATGTTCCCGGTTGGGATTGCCATGGCTTACCAATTGAGTTAAAAG TGTTACAGTCACTAGATGCTGATTCCAGAAAAGAGCTTACACCGCTAAAATTGCGAAACAAGGCAGCCAAATTTGCAAAATCAACAGTGCAGAGTCAGATGGCATCATTTAAG CGTTATGGAGTATGGGCTGACTGGGATCAACACTATCTAACTCTTCATCCAGAATATGAGGCTGCTCAG ATTGAAGTATTTGGCCAGATGGCTATTCAAGGTTTTATCTACAGAGGCAGGAAACCAGTTCATTGGAGTCCCTCATCTCGAACTGCACTTGCAGAGGCTGAACTGGAG TATAATGAGGAGCATGTGTCAAAGAGCATGTATGCTATTTTCAGCCTAGTTGATGTACCAGCTTCATGTGACTCATTGAAAGAATTCTTGCCCAATCTATGCTTGGCAATTTGGACGACGACTCCTTGGACAATACCAGCTAATGCTG CTGTTGCAGTAAATGGTAAGCTTCAGTATGCCGTCGTTGAAGTTTGCTCAGCATCGACAGACGATTCTACATCTCCCGGGGATGGAAAGAAGAGGCTTGGAAATTTCTTGAAGGGCGATAAAAGCCTATATCTTATTGTAGCTCTGGACCTTGTATCAGCATTAGAAGCAAAATGGGGCTTGAAGCTTGCCTTGAAGAAAACAGTACTGGGTTCGGATCTTGAAAATTGCAG GTACACCCATCCTATAGATAGCCGGGAATGCCCTGTTGTCATTGGGGTCGATTACATTACAACAGAGTCAGGAACTGGATTAGTTCATACCGCACCTGGTCATGGACAGGAAGATTATGTAACCGGCTTGAAATATGGCTTGCCTATAGTTTCCCCTGTTGACGATGTTGGGAAATTTACGGAAGAAGCTGGACAATTTAGGGGGCTCGATGTGCTTGGCAATGGCAATGTTGCTGTTATTGATTACTTGGATGAACAGCTGTCACTGGTCATGGTAGAGCCATACA AACACAAATACCCTTACGATTGGAGAACAAAGAAGCCCACAATATTCAGGGCTACTGAACAATGGTTTGCATCAGTAGAAGGATTTCGTGATGCTGCAATGGATGCAATCAACCAAGTAACTTGGACTCCTACTCAG GCAGTAAACCGTATTTCTGCTATGACATCTGGCCGCTCGGATTGGTGTATATCACGCCAAAGGACATGGGGAGTCCCCATTCCAGTCTTTTACCATGTTGGATCAAAGGAGCCACTGATGAATGAAGAAACTGTAGATCATATCAAAT CTATAATTTCGCAAAAAGGAAGCGATGCATGGTGGTACATGTCAGTGGAGGAATTACTTCCTGAGAAATATTGTGATAAAGCATCAAACTATGAAAAAGGGACTGATACGATGGATGTTTGGTTTGACTCAG GTTCTTCATGGGCTGCGGTGCTGGACAAAAGAGAAAGCCTTAATTACCCTGCAGATTTATACCTTGAGGGTACAGATCAACATCGTGGTTGGTTCCAGAGTTCCTTGCTAACTAGTATTGCCACTAAAG GCATGGCCCCTTATCGTGGTGTTATTACGCATGGATTTGTACTGGATGAAAGGGGGTTGAAAATGAGCAAATCTTTGGGCAATGTTGTTGATCCAAGGATGGTGATTGAAGGAGGGAAAAACCAAAAG GAAAGTCCTCCATATAGTGCTGATGTATTAAGGCTTTGGGTTTCAAGTGTAGATTATACCGGCGACGTGTTGATTGGACCTCAAGTCCTTCGTCAAATGTCTGACATATACCGGAAATTGCGAGGAACACTTCGATTCCTTCTAGCAAATCTCCACGATTGGAAA GCTGATTGTGCAGTCCCGTATAGTGATCTTCCTATGATTGATCAGTATGCGTTATTCCAGCTTGCTAATGTTGTGAACAACATCAGAGAGAGCTATGAAAATTATCAGTTTTTCAAGATATTTCAG GTGATTCAGCGCTTTGTGATAGTTGACCTCTCAAACTTCTATCTCGATGTTGCGAAGGATCGGCTTTATGTTGG GGGCAGTACAAGTTTTACAAGGAGGGGTTGTCAAACAGTCCTTGAAGCCCATTTGCTTTCAATCGGAAGGATAATTGCTCCCATCTTACCTCATTTGGCTGAGGATGTCTGGCAGCATCTTCCTTTCCAGCATACTACTGAAGATGGGCATGTTGCCAAATATGTTTTTGAGTCAAGATGGCCTGAACTAGATGCAGAACACCTTTCTTTTCCAGAGGAAGAAGTTGATTTTTGGGGAAAAATACTTGAG CTAAGGACGGAAGTTAACAAAGCATTGGAAGTAGCTCGAAATGGAAAATTGATCGGCTCCAGCTTAGAGGCCAAGGTGTATCTCTACTGTTCTAATGAAAGCCTGGCTGAGAGACTAAAGAAAATGTGCAAACCTACAAATGATGCAGATGCTCTAAATCGCATATTTATAACATCTCAG GTGGAGATTCTCAACTCCTTGGAAGATGAAAGGATTAAAGATGTTCAGTACAACGGAGAGTACCTCATTGAAGAAGGGAACAAAATCTGGATTGGCGTATCCCATGCAGATGGCTCAAAGTGCGACAGATGCTGGAATTATTCACCTCAAGTAGGTTCATTTACTGAGCATCCTTTGCTATGTGGCCGCTGTCACAACGTGGTTATTGGTCTACCAATTCGTGATCCTGAAGATTTAGCCAAGGTCACACAGAGTGAAGCAAAAGAGGCTATAGCACAATGA